From a single Stackebrandtia endophytica genomic region:
- a CDS encoding sensor histidine kinase — protein MLLIPLLALTGIASVRLADSAQEAASAARIFDMVQLNGDITNVIRALQHERSQAAIQVYRQDMDLSSSTGGLEEAVASSDAFLETLRSTREDFTADDEIIALLELADKPLSRLNVVRDAAEGTLSTVHLTVYNAAVSRLSAVIERSVDLADTADLSRSLRAVSLLTTADESSERLRVLTLELEDGKPLDAAYRPFMALNAARDLALEEYRRISADGHLATTFEYGGLGSQEARPANTFERSVSTSRSNEPMRVDHTALMGAYDARHDATGTVINTLLDQTVERTEVIQDGVFQRVTIEVATVLVTLALAVLIALWLGRSVTLGLRRLRESAHRIATRELPTAVRQVDEHEDLAGLTPEEFADQTTPPLTTQGSDELSEVATAFNQVHREAIRVAAQQAMLRVHIGSMFVRLARRGHSLTGRLTAELDAAEREEQDPDNLARLFRLDHLVSLQARANDSLLVLGGASVAKVRSANASLGDVLKAAQSHIEYYERVNFEIIDDGVWIRANLVDDTVQLLAELMDNATRYSTSPTEVIARFLTDKVVIHIRDRGIGIKPVPLAAYNDRLSTQSPLDLDAFQAMGLTVVGLLAHRNGISVRLRPGSEQGTIAEVVLPLTILEFQSSGQQPQIAQTAAEPPRREAPLFRSDEIPQSPRVEYDSAGRPDYGPPGAPVPAGLPIVHFDTFGPRATTMPPAQPSTDAAGLPHRQPMSNLVPGEISPRPERANKPIRRDPAAIGATYVAYARGVTGDRNSPPPPNIDPRT, from the coding sequence ATGCTGCTCATCCCGCTGCTGGCCCTGACCGGAATCGCGTCGGTGCGACTGGCCGACTCCGCCCAGGAGGCCGCCAGCGCGGCACGCATCTTCGACATGGTCCAGCTCAACGGTGACATCACCAATGTGATCCGCGCGTTGCAACACGAACGTTCCCAGGCGGCGATCCAGGTCTACCGCCAGGACATGGACCTCTCCAGCTCCACCGGCGGACTCGAGGAGGCCGTGGCCTCCTCCGACGCCTTCCTGGAGACGCTTCGGTCCACCCGGGAAGACTTCACCGCCGATGACGAGATCATCGCGCTGTTGGAGTTGGCCGACAAACCGCTCTCCCGGTTGAACGTGGTTCGCGACGCCGCCGAGGGCACCCTGTCCACGGTGCACCTGACCGTCTACAACGCCGCCGTGAGTCGTCTCAGCGCCGTCATCGAGCGATCGGTCGACCTGGCCGACACCGCCGACCTCAGCCGCAGTCTGCGCGCGGTCAGTCTGCTCACCACCGCCGACGAGAGCTCCGAGCGTCTCCGGGTCCTGACCCTCGAATTGGAGGACGGCAAACCGCTCGACGCCGCCTACCGCCCCTTCATGGCGTTGAACGCCGCCCGGGACCTGGCGCTTGAGGAGTATCGACGTATCAGCGCCGACGGACACTTGGCGACCACGTTCGAATACGGCGGGCTCGGATCGCAGGAGGCTCGTCCGGCCAACACCTTCGAGCGGTCGGTCTCGACCAGCCGGTCCAACGAACCGATGCGCGTCGACCACACCGCGCTCATGGGAGCCTACGACGCCCGGCACGACGCCACCGGAACCGTCATCAACACCCTGCTGGATCAGACCGTCGAACGCACCGAGGTGATCCAGGACGGCGTGTTCCAGCGAGTGACCATCGAGGTCGCCACCGTGTTGGTCACGCTGGCGTTGGCGGTCCTGATCGCGTTGTGGCTGGGTCGGTCGGTCACGCTGGGTCTGCGTCGGCTGCGGGAGTCCGCGCACCGCATCGCGACCCGGGAACTGCCCACCGCGGTGCGGCAGGTCGACGAACATGAGGATCTCGCCGGTTTGACACCGGAGGAGTTCGCCGATCAGACCACTCCCCCGTTGACGACACAGGGCTCCGACGAACTGAGTGAGGTCGCCACCGCGTTCAACCAGGTTCACCGTGAAGCCATTCGGGTGGCCGCGCAGCAGGCGATGCTGCGAGTACACATCGGATCGATGTTCGTCCGGCTGGCGCGACGTGGTCACTCGTTGACCGGACGACTGACCGCCGAGTTGGACGCCGCGGAACGGGAGGAGCAGGATCCCGACAACCTCGCCCGACTGTTCCGTCTGGACCACCTGGTGTCGCTCCAGGCTCGCGCCAACGACAGTCTGCTGGTCCTGGGTGGCGCCTCCGTCGCCAAGGTCCGGTCGGCCAACGCCAGCCTCGGCGACGTCCTGAAGGCCGCGCAGAGCCACATCGAGTACTACGAACGGGTCAACTTCGAGATCATCGACGATGGTGTGTGGATTCGCGCGAACCTCGTCGACGACACCGTGCAGTTGCTGGCGGAGTTGATGGACAACGCCACCCGATACTCCACCAGTCCCACGGAGGTCATCGCCCGGTTCCTCACCGACAAGGTCGTCATCCACATTCGCGACCGTGGCATCGGCATCAAGCCGGTGCCGTTGGCCGCCTACAACGATCGTCTGTCGACGCAGTCGCCGCTGGACCTGGATGCGTTCCAGGCCATGGGGTTGACGGTGGTGGGTCTGCTGGCTCACCGCAACGGCATCTCGGTACGGCTGCGACCGGGGTCCGAGCAGGGCACGATCGCCGAGGTCGTGCTGCCGCTGACCATCCTGGAGTTCCAGTCCTCCGGCCAACAGCCGCAGATCGCCCAGACCGCCGCCGAACCGCCGCGCCGCGAGGCGCCGCTGTTCCGAAGCGACGAGATTCCACAGTCGCCGCGCGTCGAATACGACTCGGCCGGTCGGCCGGACTACGGTCCGCCGGGCGCACCGGTACCCGCGGGACTACCGATAGTCCACTTCGACACGTTCGGTCCACGGGCGACCACGATGCCTCCGGCTCAGCCGTCCACCGACGCCGCCGGGTTGCCGCATCGGCAACCGATGTCTAACCTTGTTCCCGGCGAAATCTCCCCTCGACCCGAAAGAGCGAATAAGCCCATTCGGCGTGATCCTGCCGCCATCGGAGCCACCTATGTGGCTTACGCTCGCGGCGTGACCGGAGATCGAAACAGCCCGCCCCCGCCCAACATCGACCCGAGGACGTGA
- a CDS encoding roadblock/LC7 domain-containing protein: MSPLLNDFVGRVPFVSHVIAVSADGLLIAANSKLPIDEAERLAAIASGLTSLLNGAARSLQADPVISNLTEMDGGYMFTMAVSNGASLLALAGFGCDIGQVGHELATLINTVGPSLTPEARHNIRANA; encoded by the coding sequence ATGAGCCCCCTACTCAATGACTTCGTGGGTCGGGTGCCCTTTGTCTCCCACGTGATCGCGGTGTCGGCCGACGGCCTGCTCATCGCCGCCAACAGCAAGCTGCCCATCGACGAGGCCGAGCGGCTCGCCGCGATCGCCTCCGGCTTGACCAGCCTCCTCAACGGTGCGGCCCGCTCCCTGCAGGCCGACCCGGTCATCAGCAACCTGACCGAGATGGACGGCGGTTACATGTTCACCATGGCCGTGTCCAATGGCGCCAGCCTGCTGGCCTTGGCCGGGTTCGGTTGTGACATCGGTCAGGTGGGCCATGAACTGGCGACGTTGATCAACACGGTCGGGCCGTCGCTGACCCCTGAGGCACGTCACAACATCAGGGCCAACGCCTGA
- a CDS encoding nuclear transport factor 2 family protein — protein sequence MNPADEVRRAQQRFDAAELADDREVLAELLHRDFLSIGPRGFLLDRQQWIDRHDRFQYHELDVDEMDVRMFDDAAIVRSVQRNRATSSGRDVQVSTRVSQTWVTTDGRWLLAGIQFSPLAEDD from the coding sequence ATGAATCCGGCCGACGAGGTGCGCCGAGCACAGCAGCGGTTCGACGCCGCCGAACTCGCCGACGATCGGGAGGTGCTCGCCGAGCTGTTGCACCGTGACTTCCTGTCGATCGGTCCACGAGGCTTCCTGTTGGATCGTCAACAGTGGATCGATCGGCACGACCGGTTCCAATATCACGAACTCGACGTCGATGAGATGGACGTGCGCATGTTTGATGACGCGGCGATCGTCCGGTCGGTGCAACGCAATCGGGCGACCTCCTCCGGACGTGACGTCCAAGTGTCGACGCGGGTGTCGCAGACGTGGGTGACGACCGACGGACGCTGGTTGCTGGCGGGCATCCAGTTCAGTCCGTTGGCCGAGGACGACTGA
- a CDS encoding dihydrofolate reductase family protein, whose translation MSTVIMHNVVSVDGYIADADDDVGPLFEWYTNGDVPLDDSGGLTVSRVSADYVRPMWDQIGVLVIGRHLFDITNGWEGNPPAGEHVVVVSQRDKPNSWHPEASYHFISGVSEAVETAKRLADGRVVGIAAGDVGGQAFASGLVDEVAMDVAPVVFGSGKRYFGGVDGQHLLENPDVVIQGDRVLHLRFRVRRD comes from the coding sequence ATGAGCACCGTGATCATGCACAACGTGGTGTCCGTCGACGGCTACATCGCCGACGCGGACGATGATGTGGGGCCACTGTTCGAGTGGTACACCAACGGCGACGTCCCGTTGGACGACTCCGGTGGGTTGACCGTCTCACGGGTGTCGGCCGACTATGTGCGTCCCATGTGGGACCAGATCGGCGTCCTGGTCATCGGACGTCACCTGTTCGACATCACCAACGGCTGGGAGGGGAACCCCCCGGCCGGGGAACACGTCGTCGTGGTGTCCCAGCGCGACAAACCGAACAGTTGGCACCCGGAGGCCTCGTACCATTTCATCTCCGGTGTCTCCGAGGCCGTCGAGACGGCCAAACGTCTGGCCGACGGTCGGGTGGTCGGAATCGCAGCGGGTGACGTGGGTGGACAGGCATTCGCGTCGGGCCTGGTGGACGAGGTGGCGATGGACGTCGCGCCGGTGGTGTTCGGATCCGGCAAACGGTACTTCGGTGGTGTCGACGGTCAACACCTGTTGGAGAACCCCGACGTGGTGATCCAAGGTGATCGGGTCCTACACCTGCGTTTTCGCGTCCGCAGGGACTGA
- a CDS encoding helix-turn-helix transcriptional regulator, whose protein sequence is MADVTRRMLALMATLQTGRRFSGEELADRLEVSTRTLRRDVERLRGYGYPVTTQPGPSGYYRLGAGTTLPPMVFDDEEAVATLIGLAMVTSGVDGAHPGRLDDAARRAFGRIDQLLPTSLRPKVRALRGSLETSLQPVPTTDPGTLVTIAQAAQRHQVVTFDYRSASGVGSVRRVEPYRHVLRFLRWYLLGWDLDRADWRVFRVDRIDAPRITGTPFPPRELPADSAEEYLRTAMRGDRREVVVTIDAAGETVADVFTWQDCTIESLAPDRTRLTVWIESPQWLILKLAQLDADFTVAAPEPFRDWCRTFAARLAASMEDH, encoded by the coding sequence ATGGCCGATGTCACCCGACGAATGCTCGCCCTGATGGCGACCCTGCAGACCGGTCGCCGATTCAGCGGCGAGGAGCTGGCCGACCGCCTGGAGGTGAGTACCCGCACGCTTCGCCGGGACGTCGAACGGTTGCGCGGCTACGGATATCCGGTCACGACCCAACCCGGACCCTCCGGGTACTACCGTCTCGGTGCCGGAACGACGCTCCCCCCGATGGTCTTCGACGACGAGGAGGCGGTGGCGACCCTGATCGGGCTGGCGATGGTCACTAGCGGTGTCGACGGAGCTCACCCCGGGCGACTCGACGATGCGGCACGTCGCGCGTTCGGACGTATCGACCAGTTGTTGCCGACATCGCTTCGCCCGAAGGTACGGGCGTTGCGTGGCAGCCTGGAGACCTCACTGCAACCGGTGCCGACCACCGACCCGGGCACCCTTGTCACGATCGCGCAGGCCGCGCAACGACATCAGGTCGTCACCTTCGACTACCGCAGCGCCTCCGGTGTCGGCTCGGTCCGTCGAGTCGAGCCGTATCGCCATGTCTTGCGGTTCCTCCGGTGGTACCTGTTGGGCTGGGACCTCGACCGCGCCGATTGGCGAGTCTTCCGCGTCGATCGCATCGACGCACCCCGCATCACCGGCACCCCGTTTCCGCCCCGTGAACTGCCCGCCGATTCGGCCGAGGAGTATTTGCGCACCGCGATGCGCGGTGACCGGCGGGAAGTCGTGGTCACCATCGACGCCGCCGGTGAGACGGTCGCCGACGTCTTCACCTGGCAGGACTGCACGATCGAGTCGTTGGCGCCCGACCGGACCCGGCTGACCGTGTGGATCGAATCACCACAGTGGCTGATCTTGAAACTGGCGCAGTTGGACGCCGACTTCACCGTCGCCGCTCCCGAGCCGTTCCGCGACTGGTGCCGGACCTTCGCCGCCCGATTGGCGGCCTCGATGGAGGACCACTGA
- a CDS encoding ATP-binding cassette domain-containing protein, with translation MSFERSSTPAIRIRRARTNNLRGIDIDIPRNALVVFAGLSGSGKSSLLFDTIAAEAGHQLNETFPPFVRNRLPKWQRPEVDHIGGLSTVVVIDQRRIGGNARSTVGTITDAYTYLRLLFSRIGAPEIGESNRFSFNDPAGMCPTCSGLGETVIPVVDRFIDLDRSLADGAILLPGFGSGKYWYAKYAGIGSFDADTPLRDWTVGEREALLYGGEAAARLGTAPPSDYQGILERFERIYLRTSDNLSDAKRAVLNRFTDMRQCPQCGGDRLNETARAVTVRGHTISQLSNMEISELTGLIPRFTEPSVEPVVEALHRRLTAITDIGLGYLNLARATTTLSGGESQRIKTIRHLGSSLIEMLYIFDEPTIGLHPSDVTSMTNLLRKLADQGNTVLVVEHDPQVMSIADQIVELGPGAGTLGGELVFQGSWSQLTATDTVTARALRAGRRTPAGRRPTGKVTVTHAARNNLRDLTVDIPLGVLTVLTGVAGSGKSSLAAELVAQHEATIIDQRPVSTSRRSTPLTYTGIAPDVRKLFAKANGVSPTLFSANSAGGCPECDGLGVIYTDLAFMDGQETVCGACHGRRFSPEALSHTLDGLTIADIDELTVAEAVDRLPHASIGSALRQITSVGLGYLRLGQPLNTLSGGECQRLKIARELSGDSVDLYVLDEPTTGLHLRDIDTLLDMLDGLVRPGTGVVVIEHHLDVIRHADWVVDLGPGAGRHGGRVLFEGEPADLATQDSPTGRALRDA, from the coding sequence ATGAGTTTTGAGCGGTCATCCACACCGGCTATTCGGATTCGTCGGGCACGCACCAACAACCTGCGCGGCATCGATATCGACATTCCCAGGAACGCACTGGTGGTGTTCGCCGGGTTGTCGGGATCGGGCAAGTCGTCGCTGCTGTTCGACACGATCGCGGCGGAGGCCGGCCATCAACTCAACGAGACCTTCCCACCGTTCGTACGCAATCGGCTGCCCAAGTGGCAACGGCCCGAAGTCGATCACATCGGCGGCCTGTCGACGGTCGTGGTGATCGACCAACGCCGCATCGGCGGCAACGCCCGCTCGACGGTCGGAACGATCACCGATGCCTACACCTACCTTCGGCTGCTGTTCTCACGGATCGGTGCGCCCGAGATCGGCGAGTCGAATCGCTTCTCGTTCAACGACCCCGCCGGGATGTGCCCGACCTGCTCAGGGCTGGGTGAGACCGTGATTCCGGTCGTCGACAGGTTCATCGACCTGGACCGATCACTCGCCGATGGAGCAATCCTGTTGCCCGGATTCGGCAGTGGAAAGTATTGGTACGCCAAGTACGCCGGCATCGGCAGCTTCGACGCCGATACCCCGCTTCGCGATTGGACGGTCGGCGAACGGGAGGCACTGCTGTACGGCGGGGAGGCGGCGGCACGGCTGGGAACCGCGCCGCCCAGCGACTACCAGGGCATCCTCGAACGGTTCGAGCGGATCTATCTGCGTACATCGGACAATCTCTCCGACGCCAAGCGAGCCGTGCTGAATCGATTCACCGACATGCGGCAGTGTCCACAATGTGGCGGTGACCGCCTCAACGAGACCGCGCGTGCCGTCACCGTTCGCGGGCACACCATCAGTCAGCTGTCGAACATGGAGATCAGCGAGTTGACCGGTTTGATCCCCCGGTTCACCGAGCCGAGCGTCGAGCCGGTAGTCGAGGCACTGCACCGGCGATTGACCGCTATCACCGACATCGGGTTGGGCTACCTCAACCTCGCCCGCGCCACCACCACGTTGTCGGGTGGGGAATCGCAACGGATCAAGACGATCCGACACCTGGGAAGCAGCCTCATCGAGATGCTGTACATCTTCGACGAACCCACCATCGGACTGCACCCCAGTGATGTCACATCGATGACCAACCTGCTGCGGAAGCTGGCCGATCAGGGCAACACGGTCCTGGTGGTGGAGCACGATCCCCAAGTCATGTCGATCGCCGACCAGATCGTCGAACTCGGTCCCGGCGCCGGAACCCTCGGCGGTGAGCTGGTGTTTCAGGGCTCGTGGTCACAGCTGACCGCCACCGACACGGTGACCGCGCGAGCGCTGCGCGCCGGTCGACGCACCCCGGCTGGGCGTCGACCCACCGGGAAAGTCACCGTGACCCACGCAGCCCGCAACAATCTTCGCGACCTCACCGTCGACATTCCGCTGGGAGTCCTGACGGTGCTGACCGGGGTCGCCGGATCGGGTAAGTCGAGTCTGGCCGCCGAGCTCGTCGCCCAGCACGAAGCCACCATCATCGACCAACGGCCCGTCAGCACGAGCCGACGGTCGACGCCGCTCACCTACACCGGCATCGCCCCCGACGTCCGCAAGCTGTTCGCCAAGGCCAACGGGGTGAGCCCGACGCTGTTCAGCGCCAACTCGGCGGGTGGCTGTCCCGAGTGCGACGGGTTGGGCGTCATCTACACCGATCTGGCCTTCATGGATGGTCAGGAGACCGTCTGCGGCGCCTGTCACGGACGCCGGTTCTCCCCGGAGGCGCTCTCACACACACTGGACGGTTTGACGATCGCCGACATCGACGAACTGACCGTCGCCGAAGCAGTCGACCGATTGCCTCACGCCTCCATCGGTTCGGCACTGCGTCAGATCACCTCGGTGGGCTTGGGGTATCTACGACTCGGGCAGCCACTCAACACTCTGTCGGGTGGCGAGTGTCAACGGCTGAAGATCGCCCGCGAGCTGTCCGGAGACTCCGTCGACCTGTACGTGCTCGACGAGCCGACGACCGGACTGCACCTTCGCGACATCGACACACTTTTGGACATGTTGGACGGACTGGTACGACCGGGCACCGGCGTGGTCGTCATCGAACACCACCTCGACGTGATCCGCCACGCCGACTGGGTCGTCGACCTGGGCCCCGGAGCCGGCCGGCACGGCGGACGGGTGCTGTTCGAGGGCGAGCCCGCCGACCTGGCGACCCAGGACTCCCCGACCGGACGAGCGCTACGCGACGCATGA
- a CDS encoding CU044_2847 family protein, producing MRQRIPVKVGNAEFLIETVDETTGTATDWSSPDGALTPIGDDAGSEVPESFQQIRAMVEAVAGELTAAWEKVRPDEATVEFGVAADVKSGRLTGLLVSGGASASLKVTLKWTATTDGD from the coding sequence GTGCGCCAACGCATCCCCGTCAAGGTCGGTAACGCCGAATTCCTCATCGAAACCGTCGACGAGACCACCGGAACCGCCACCGACTGGAGCTCCCCCGACGGCGCGTTGACACCGATCGGCGACGATGCCGGCTCCGAGGTGCCCGAATCGTTCCAGCAGATTCGGGCCATGGTCGAGGCGGTCGCCGGCGAACTCACCGCGGCCTGGGAGAAGGTGCGGCCCGACGAGGCGACCGTCGAATTCGGAGTAGCCGCCGACGTCAAGTCGGGACGCCTGACCGGCCTACTCGTCAGCGGAGGCGCATCGGCGTCCCTGAAGGTGACTCTCAAATGGACTGCCACAACAGACGGTGACTGA
- a CDS encoding tetratricopeptide repeat protein produces MAPIAIRDEALHGFGVKISVTEPTTRGFRGSGFFIAPGFVLTCSHVVHQLPIGAPLWVSTGSPPHRPRRDIRGRLRARTPMTAGTDGIWGWPDLAIIELSDATGDRHTDHPSPRVDPNHPTPQTPTDYRAIVAVRPNTGNEHSIPELRSVDFTWESVSESGFWWLKEGHALKGMSGGMVVDRRSRAIVAALTESRGFQGAVAVPLAALSSDRLPGEFAAVAAEVLAQLGPVDRAWDAAFTDQADGRAPWRSYWPSIPGFVGRQSELDQLKSELERHNGFAVIQSIHGFGGVGKTALATAFGDRFQHEFAGRIFHDFRSYRSSQSDSAFDALGSVLRTAGLATTEDVAKSDYQERVRLWRENTNGRRLLMLWDNVDSPEQLEGLLVNGEGCATLITSRDMIKIEGGVHRLRLDVLTPEDAAAMFHEITAHEYSRELVAELVHRDLYVPVLINTHAQEVRSGEITLAEIIADLPDPQEARHHSHPEHQKDLFDRLTGSYRRLSGDAQLAFRAMGAHPGYNATVASLAAAMGCDTVEAARRMRQVQQSGLAERYTPEGVGQPDDATLRGFRAHDLIRAFGAHLAETTTVPGPDGQSTSERDRFRSGMMEHFIKLLTGNDFKDWFEVEADTIRDLALTGSSKKHGVLARNIGYRALVYNRYDAAEVGFQHGTRIGEKLGDVARTAHCHWGLGEVARLTGNLDSAEQRYREALRLSTSAEDPGGIGNAHRGLAEVEQLRDEPDAAAARWSQAMEAYRAIDDRRRVAYVERGLARVAELQGRFELAERYFTDSLDSSRTVGDRIGIAYALRGLGDIHLRQSSLDQARDRYSQSQAAYREIGDPVGAATGRRGLGRVAHARGDLDEARRLLTEAAEVFNAYHADTWVERVNADLADLD; encoded by the coding sequence ATGGCCCCGATCGCGATCAGAGATGAGGCGCTGCACGGCTTCGGCGTCAAGATATCCGTCACGGAGCCCACCACCCGCGGGTTCCGCGGCTCCGGATTCTTCATCGCACCCGGCTTCGTTCTCACCTGCTCCCACGTCGTCCACCAGCTGCCCATCGGCGCCCCGCTCTGGGTATCCACCGGGTCACCGCCACATCGACCGCGCCGCGACATTCGCGGTAGGCTGCGCGCCCGCACGCCGATGACCGCCGGCACCGACGGCATCTGGGGTTGGCCGGACCTCGCGATCATCGAGCTGAGCGACGCCACCGGTGACCGACACACCGACCATCCGTCTCCACGAGTGGATCCGAACCATCCGACGCCGCAGACCCCGACGGACTACCGCGCCATCGTCGCCGTACGCCCCAACACCGGCAATGAACACTCCATTCCGGAACTGCGCAGCGTGGACTTCACCTGGGAGAGCGTCAGCGAATCGGGATTCTGGTGGCTCAAGGAGGGCCACGCCCTCAAGGGCATGTCGGGCGGAATGGTCGTCGATCGGCGGTCCCGTGCGATCGTGGCGGCGCTGACCGAGTCCCGGGGGTTTCAAGGTGCCGTGGCGGTCCCGTTGGCGGCGTTGTCCTCCGACCGACTTCCCGGCGAGTTCGCCGCAGTGGCCGCCGAGGTTCTCGCACAGCTGGGCCCGGTGGATCGCGCGTGGGACGCCGCCTTCACCGACCAGGCCGACGGGCGAGCCCCGTGGCGAAGCTACTGGCCGTCCATCCCCGGGTTCGTCGGTCGCCAGAGCGAACTGGATCAACTGAAGTCCGAATTGGAACGCCACAACGGATTCGCCGTGATCCAGTCGATCCATGGATTCGGCGGAGTCGGGAAGACGGCGCTGGCCACGGCGTTCGGTGACCGATTCCAGCACGAGTTCGCCGGCCGGATCTTCCACGACTTCCGGTCGTACCGTTCGAGTCAGTCCGACTCCGCCTTCGACGCACTCGGCTCGGTCCTGCGAACCGCCGGGCTGGCGACCACCGAAGATGTGGCCAAATCGGACTATCAGGAGCGGGTCCGACTGTGGCGGGAGAACACCAACGGCCGACGGCTGTTGATGCTCTGGGACAATGTCGACAGTCCCGAACAACTGGAGGGCCTGCTGGTCAACGGCGAGGGTTGTGCCACCCTGATAACCAGTCGCGACATGATCAAGATCGAGGGCGGGGTGCATCGTCTTCGGCTCGACGTGCTCACGCCGGAGGACGCCGCGGCGATGTTCCACGAGATCACCGCGCACGAGTACTCCCGCGAGCTGGTCGCCGAGTTGGTACATCGAGATCTGTATGTGCCGGTGCTCATCAACACCCACGCCCAGGAGGTTCGCTCCGGAGAGATCACGCTGGCCGAGATCATCGCCGACCTACCGGACCCACAGGAGGCTCGGCACCATTCCCACCCGGAACACCAGAAGGATCTGTTCGACAGGCTCACCGGCTCCTATCGACGGTTGAGCGGCGACGCGCAGCTGGCGTTTCGGGCGATGGGTGCCCATCCCGGTTACAACGCGACGGTCGCGAGTCTGGCGGCGGCGATGGGGTGTGACACCGTCGAAGCGGCGCGGCGAATGCGGCAGGTCCAACAGTCGGGTCTCGCCGAGCGCTACACCCCCGAGGGCGTCGGTCAGCCGGACGATGCGACGTTGCGCGGCTTCCGAGCGCACGATCTGATTCGTGCCTTCGGTGCGCATCTGGCCGAGACCACCACCGTTCCCGGACCGGACGGACAGTCCACGAGTGAGCGGGACCGGTTTCGCTCCGGCATGATGGAGCATTTCATCAAACTGTTGACCGGCAACGACTTCAAGGACTGGTTTGAGGTCGAGGCCGACACCATTCGTGACCTGGCGTTGACCGGGTCCTCCAAGAAACACGGAGTCCTGGCCCGCAACATCGGATACCGCGCGCTGGTCTACAACCGTTACGACGCCGCCGAAGTGGGCTTTCAACACGGAACGCGCATCGGCGAGAAGCTCGGTGACGTCGCCCGCACCGCACACTGCCATTGGGGTTTGGGTGAGGTCGCCCGACTCACCGGGAACCTGGATTCGGCCGAACAGCGGTATCGGGAGGCGTTGCGACTGTCCACGTCGGCGGAGGATCCCGGCGGCATCGGAAACGCGCACCGCGGACTGGCTGAAGTGGAGCAACTGCGCGACGAACCCGACGCGGCCGCAGCGCGGTGGAGCCAGGCGATGGAGGCATACCGGGCGATCGACGACCGGCGCCGAGTCGCCTACGTCGAACGTGGACTGGCCCGGGTGGCCGAGTTGCAGGGGCGGTTCGAGTTGGCCGAACGGTACTTCACCGACTCCCTGGACAGTTCACGCACAGTCGGGGACCGGATCGGCATCGCCTACGCGCTGCGTGGCCTCGGAGACATCCACCTCCGACAGTCTAGTTTGGATCAGGCTCGGGACCGCTATTCACAGTCTCAGGCCGCCTACCGCGAGATCGGTGATCCGGTCGGCGCGGCCACCGGCCGGCGAGGGCTCGGCCGGGTAGCCCACGCCCGAGGTGATCTCGACGAGGCCCGCCGACTGCTCACCGAGGCGGCCGAGGTCTTCAACGCCTATCACGCCGACACCTGGGTCGAGCGCGTCAACGCCGACCTGGCAGACCTCGACTGA
- a CDS encoding TetR/AcrR family transcriptional regulator, with the protein MTGRRRGAVRSEAARRAILSATARLFAQAGYDNLAMERIAAEAGVGKQTIYRWWPSKGELVAECLLEGMLLPQRFALTDTGDLRADLVDWIQRLFDILSEPGGEGLLRSLIAAATENADVGRRLRDSLGGTSSIAVRLASAVASSQLRADAPLQEVGEALIGAVLVRALGRVPVAEGDAARLVDAVLGNSLGGG; encoded by the coding sequence ATGACTGGGCGGCGTCGGGGCGCGGTACGCAGTGAAGCGGCTCGGCGCGCGATTCTGAGCGCGACCGCGCGGCTGTTCGCGCAGGCCGGTTACGACAATCTCGCCATGGAGCGGATCGCCGCCGAGGCCGGTGTGGGCAAACAGACCATCTACCGATGGTGGCCGTCGAAGGGGGAGCTGGTGGCGGAGTGTCTGCTGGAGGGCATGCTGCTGCCGCAACGGTTCGCGCTCACCGATACCGGTGACCTTCGTGCCGACCTGGTCGACTGGATTCAACGGCTGTTCGACATTCTGAGCGAACCCGGAGGCGAAGGGCTGTTGCGTTCACTGATCGCGGCCGCCACCGAGAACGCCGATGTGGGGCGCAGGCTGCGTGACAGTCTCGGAGGCACGTCGTCGATCGCGGTCCGACTGGCCTCGGCGGTCGCGTCGTCCCAATTGCGAGCCGACGCACCGCTGCAGGAGGTGGGGGAGGCGTTGATCGGCGCGGTTCTGGTGCGGGCGCTGGGTCGGGTGCCGGTGGCCGAGGGCGATGCGGCGCGTCTGGTCGACGCCGTACTGGGCAACTCACTCGGGGGCGGCTGA